A segment of the Collimonas fungivorans genome:
ACGTTGCCGGAATCGATGGCGGCGCTGGGCATCAACGACAAGCCGGGTTTCATGGCGCTGTTTTCCAGTCATCCGCCGATAGAACAACGTATAGCTGCATTGCGCGATCCGCAAGCAACAGCCTTGTAATTTTAATTTGCATGCAAGGCGGCGCTGGCCTTCGGGCCGGCGCCGCTTTTCATTTAGAAGATTGAGCCATGAGCCAGTTTTTCCAGATCCATCCGGATAATCCGCAGCTGCGCCTGATCAAGCAGGCAGTGCAGATCATCCAGTCCGGCGGCATCGTCGCCTTGCCGACCGATTGCTGTTATGCGCTGGTCTGCCAGCTCGACAACAAGGATGCGGTAGAGCGCGTAAGGCGTATCCGCGGTGTCGACGACAAGCATCACCTGACGATGCTGTGCCGCGACCTGAGCGAGATTTCGCTGTACGCCAAGGTCGACAACCGCCAGTTCCGCCTGTTGAAAAGCGCAACCCCGGGCGCGTACACGTTCATCCTGGAAGCGACCAAGGAAGTGCCGCGCCGCCTGAGCCATCCGGCGCGCAAGACCATCGGCCTGCGCGTGCCGCAGCACAGCATCGTCAACGCCGTGCTGGAAGAGCTGGGGCAGCCGCTGATCGGCACTACACTTATCTTGCCTGGCGAGGGCCATGCCCTGACCGATCCGGAAGAGGTGCGCGGCCAGCTGGAAAAGCAGATCGAACTGGTGATCGACGGCGGCGCCTGCAGCCTGGAGCCGACCACGGTGATCGATCTCACCAGCGATGAACCGGAGCTGATACGCCAGGGGCGCGGCGACGCCGGCTTGTTTGGCTTGTGAGCCTGCGTGAGGCTATACACCCGGCCCTTTGCAGTGCTTGTCTTTTTATAATTTTCTGCCTGCGATACAGTCCGATACAGTTCTTTTGCCAGATGCTGCCTCGGGCTTTAACGCCCCTCTGATAGAATCCCGCCCATGAATGATCTTATCCAAACCGTCGCCGTGTATGCCTTGCCCGTGCTGTTCGCGATTACGCTGCATGAAGCCGCGCACGCCTACGCCGCCAAGTATTTCGGCGATTCGACCGCTGCCATGCTGGGACGCATGAGCCTCAATCCGATCAAGCACATCGACCCTTTCGGCACTATCCTGATTCCGATACTGCTGTATTTTTCCACCGGCGGCGCCTTCCTGTTCGGCTACGCCAAGCCGGTGCCGATCAATTTCGGCCAGCTGCGCAAACCCAAGCGCGACATGGCCTGGGTGGCGCTGGCGGGGCCGGCGGCGAATTTCGTGATGGCGCTGATCTGGCTGCTGGTGCTGATCGCCTTGGCGGCGTTCCAGGTGCAGGAAGATTTCTTCGCCTTGATGGCGCGCGCCGGCATCCTGACCAACCTGGTGATGTTCGCCTTCAACCTGTTTCCGATCCCGCCGCTGGATGGCGGCCGCATCCTGACCAGTTTGCTGCCCAACAAATACGCCTATAAATTTGCCCAGATCGAGCCTTACGGCTTTTTCATCGTGATGGGCCTGGTGCTGTTGAAAGTACTATATTTCTGGATGACGCCGGTCATGGCGATTGCCCGTACTGTCCTGCAATGGATAGTGTCGCCGCTGTTATTCTTGTTAAACTGAAATTGTTCCCCCTTTTCTGACCGCTCATACCGACTATGTATCCTGACCGTGTTGTCTCTGGCATGCGCCCAACCGGCGCCTTGCATCTTGGCCACTACCACGGCGCCCTGAAAAATTGGGTAAGGCTGCAATCCGAATTGCCTTGCCTGTTTTTTGTCGCCGACTGGCATGCGCTGACCACGCATTACGACGATCCGAGCCTGATCGAAACCAGTACCTGGGACATGCTGATCGACTGGCTGGCGGCAGGGGTCGATCCCTCGCAGGCGACTCTGTTCATCCAGTCCAAGGTGCCGGAGCATGCCGAACTGCACCTGCTGTTGTCGATGGCGACGCCGCTCGGCTGGCTGGAGCGGGTGCCGACCTACAAGGACCAGCAGGAAAAGCTGGCCGACCGCGACCTGGCGACCTACGGTTTCCTCGGTTATCCGCTGCTGCAGGCGGCCGACGTCCTGATCTACCGCGCCAGCCAGGTGCCGGTGGGCGACGACCAGGTGCCGCATATCGAAATGATGCGCGAAATCGCGCGCCGTTTTAACCATTTGTACGGCAAGGAAAAGGGTTTTGAAGAGAAAGCCCAGGAAGCCGTCAAGAAGCTCGGCAGCAAACGCGCCAAGCTCTACAACGAACTGCGCACCGAATTTCAGCAGCAGGGCAGCGAAGATGCGCTGGGACAGGCCAAAGCCATGCTGGACGACGCCCAGAACCTGTCGATGATCGACCGTGAACGCCTGTTCGGTTTCCTGGAAGGCAGCCGCAAGCTGATCCTGTCGGAGCCGCAGGCGTTGCTGACCGAAGCCTCGCGTTTGCCGGGGCTGGACGGGCAGAAAATGTCCAAGAGTTATGGCAATGCCATCGCCCTGCGCGAAGACAAGGATGTGCTCAGCAAGAAGGTGCGCACCATGCCGACCGATCCGGCGCGGGTGCGCCGCACCGATCCCGGCGATCCCGACAAATGCCCGGTGTGGCAATTCCATGTGGTGTACTCCGACGACGCTACCCGGCAATGGGTAGGCAAGGGCTGCCGCAGCGCAGGTATCGGCTGCCTCGAATGCAAGCAGCCGGTGATCGACGCCATCGTCAAGGAGCAGGAGCCGATGCACGAGCGCGCCCAGCAATACCTGGACGATCCTTCGCTGGTGCGGGCGATCGTGGCGGACGGCTGCGATCATGCGCGCAAGCTGGCGCAGGATACGATGCGCGACGTGCGCGAAGCGATGGGGCTGAGCTATAGCTGAGCCAACTTCAAATTGCATCAATTCAACCGATAAGCAGGCAGGCGTGGCGATAAATCCGGTTTCTCCCTGGGTCAGCCGCTTCGGCGGCCTGATACCGGCCGCAGCCGGTCCTGTGCTGGACCTGGCTTGCGGCAACGGCCGCCATGCCATGTGGCTGGCGCAGCGCGGGCTGGAGGTGCTGGCGGTCGACCGCAACCCTGAACTGCTGGCGGAGGTAGCAGCGTCCGGCATAGCGACGCTGCAGATCGACCTCGAGACTGGCCCCTCGGAGCCGTTGTCGGCCTTGTTCCAGCCGCAGCGCTTCAGCGCCGTGGTGGCGACCAACTACCTGCACCGACCCCTGTTTCCCCTGATATTGTCTAGCGTGGCGCCACATGGCATCCTGCTATATGAAACGTTTGCCGCCGGCAATGAGCAATTTGGCAAGCCGTCCAGCCCCGATTTCCTGCTCCAGCCCGGCGAATTGCTGGCCCTGCTGGCGGCCGACAGCGCCAGCCGCTGGCATGTGCTGGCTTTCGAGGACGGGTTCGTGGAAGGGCCGAAACCGGCCATGGTGCAGCGCATCTGCGCCGTCAAGCAGGCCGGCGGCCTGGCGCCAGCCCTGCGGATTGGGTGAGGAATTGGATGAAAAGCCTGGCGCAGCCTATAGGTGGATTGCTATTAGGCAACTGTATTTGTAAGCTGTTTTACAAGCGGAAATACCCACAGCCACTATGATCCGCTACAATCAGTCTTTTATTTTTTCGCATTCACGATCATGATCAAGGGCAGCATTGTTGCAATCGTTACTCCCATGCATACCGACGGCAGCCTCGACTTGCCAGGTTTGCGCAAGCTGATCGACTGGCACATCGCGGAAGGGACCGACGCCATCGTTATCGTCGGCACTTCCGGCGAATCGCCGACAGTCACGGTGGAAGAGCACTGTGCCCTGATCAAGCTGGCGGTCGACCATGCCGCCAAACGGATTCCCATCATCGCCGGCAGCGGCGGCAATTCCACCGCGGAAGCGATCCAGCTGACCCGTTTCGCCAAGGAAGCCGGCGCCGACGCTTCGCTGCAGGTGGTGCCTTACTACAACCGGCCGACGCAAGAAGGCATGTACCAGCATTTCAAGAAGATCGCCGAATCGGTCGACTTGCCTATCATCCTGTACAACGTGCCGGGCCGCACCGTGGCCGACATGAGCAACGAGACTATCCTGCGCCTGGCGCAGGTGCCGGGAATCATCGGCGTCAAGGATGCCACTGGCAATATCGGCCGCGGTTCCGACCTGATCCGCCTGGCGCCGCCTGAATTCGCCGTCTATTCCGGCGACGATGCGACCGCCATGGCGCTGATGTTCTGCGGCGGCAAGGGTAATATTTCGGTGACCGCCAACGTCGCTCCGCGCGACATGCACCTGCTGTGCGTCGCTGCCATGGACGGCAATGTCGCCGAAGCTGTCAAACTGAACAACAAACTTTTACCGCTGCATAATAAATTATTTGTTGAGCCGAATCCTTTGCCTGTGAAATGGGCTCTCACAGAGATGGGCATGATGTCCGACGGAATCCGTCTGCCATTGGTGCCGCTGGCCGCCGAGTACCATGCAACGGTGCGGGCGGCGCTGCGTGAATCGGGTGTATTACAATAAACTGCGCTGACAGGCGTTTCCATTTCTCTCGTTTTTTTGATCCTGTATCCACATGACTATTCGCAAGAACATTTCATCGACTCAAATCAGTCTCACACAACGTGGCGTTGTCATCGCTTTGGCGCTCGCCGGTCTGGCAGGATGTTCGTCGATCGGGTCGGTGCTTGAGCCGGATCGCATCGATTACAAAAGCGCAGGCAAGGTGACGGCGCCGAAACTGGATATCCCGCCTGACCTGACCCAGTTGCAGCGCGAGAATCGTTATGCGATTCCCGAATCGAACGCAGGCACCGCCACCGCTTCCGGCTACAACCTGGAGCAGGGCGTGACACGCCCGGCCGAAGCTGCCGCCGCAGTCGCGCCGAACGCCGCGCCGGACATGCATATCGAACGCGACGGTTCGCAGCGCTGGCTGGTGGTGAAGGCCACCCCTGACAGCCTGTGGCCTAAGGTCAAGGATTTCTGGCAAGACTCGGGTTTCCTGATCAATGTCGAAAATCCGGAAACCGGCGTGATGGAAACCGACTGGGCGGAGAACCGCGCCAAGATCCCGCAGGATTTCGTGCGCAACACGCTGGGCAAGGTCTTCGATTCCCTGTATTCGACCGGCGAACGCGACAAGTTCCGCACCCGCCTGGAACGCGGACCTAACGGCACCACCGAAATCTACATCAGCCACCGCGGCGCGGAAGAAGTGCTGTCCGGCGCGCAGAAGGAATCGAGCATCTGGACTGCCCGCGCTCCCGATCCGCAGCTGGAAGCAGAATTCCTGGCGCGCCTGATGGGCCGCCTGGGCAATGACGAAGTGAAGGCCAAGGCTGCTGTCGCCAATGCGCCATCGCTGCAAGCACGTTCGAAGCTGGTCAAGAATGCCGCCGGCGATTACGTGCAAGTTGACGAAGGTTTCGACCGCGCATGGCGCCGTGTTGGCCTGGCGCTGGACCGCGTCGGCTTCACGGTGGAAGACCGCGACCGCACGCAAGGCCTGTACTTCGTGCGCTACGTCGACCAGGACGCGGACGCCAAGGACAAGAAATCGGACAAGGGCTTCTTCGCCAGGATGTTCAGCAGCTCGGATAGCGACAAGGCAAAGAATGCGGCCAGCTACCGCATCCTGGTCAAAGGTTCCGACACCGGCAGCCAGGTCGCAGTGCTGAACAAGGAAGGCAAGCCCGAATTGTCGAAAACATCCGACAAGATCCTGGCCCTCTTGAACGAACAGCTGAAGTAAGCTGAAGTTAAACTGTTACGCAGTCGTAAAAAAGCAATGCGGCTGTCTTCCTGTCACCAGAGCTACCCTTGAAATTCGCAAGTCTGGGTAGCGGCAGCGAAGGCAACGCGTTGCTGATTTCAGCAACGTCAGGCAGCGCCGTCACCAACGTGATGCTTGACTGCGGCTTCGGCATCCGGGAAACCGAACGCCGCCTGGCCCGCCTGGGCCTGGATGGCGCCGCACTCTCCGCAATTATCGTCACCCACGAACACCAGGACCATATCGGCGGCGTTTTTAAGTTCGCTCGCCGCCATCGTTTGCCTGTGTGGCTCACCTACGGTACTTACCAGGCCTTGCGCCAGGACAGCACGGCCGATGTCGCGGTCCGTTTTTGCCGTGACGGCGATGCCTTCGCCGTCGGCGATCTGCAATTGATTCCCTATACGGTCCCGCATGATGCGCGTGAGCCGGTCCAGTACGTCGCCACCGACGGCGATCGCCGGCTGGGCGTGCTGACCGATGCTGGCAAGCTGACCGAGCACCTGGTGCAAGCGCTGGGCGGCAGCGATGCGCTGGTGCTGGAATGCAATCACGACAGGCAGATGCTGAGGGATTCGGCGTATCCGCCGTCGCTCAAGCGCCGCATAGGCGGCGAATACGGCCATCTGTCGAACGAGGCGGCGCGTGAAATCCTGGCGGCGCTGGATCAGTCGCGTTTGCGCAAGGTGGTTGGGGCGCACTTGAGTGCACGCAACAATTTGCCTGAGCTGGCGTATGCAGCGCTGTGCGGCGCCCGCTGCAGCGAATCGGTGGAGGTGACGATAGCGTGCCAGGAAGAAGGCTTTGGCTGGATCGAGATGTAATGCGGGACGTGTAGGGCGCGGGAGATATTTACCCGATGTTCCGGGCAAGAAAAAAGCCGACCCAGGGGTCGGCTTTTTTTAAGCAACCAATGATTACTTGGAAGCAGCAGGTGCGGCAGCAGCTTTAGCAGCGTCAGCAGCAGCGTCAACAGCTGTGTGAGCAGCATCAGCAGCAGCGGAACCAGCAGCAGCAGCAGCGGAACCAGCAGCAGTTGCAGCGTCAGCAGCAGCCGAACCAGCGGCAGTTGCAGCAGCAGCAGCGTCGGATGCAGCGGATGCAGCAGCGTCAGCAGCAGGAGCAGCGACGGATGCAGCAGGAGCAGCGTCAGCAGCAGGAGCTTCGTCTTTTTTGCCGCAAGCAGCCAGAGTCAGAGCCAACAGGGATGCGATCAACAGTGTTTTTTTCATGAATGTTCCTTCAGTAGTAATCAAAAATTTTGCGATGAATAATTACCGGTAATTATCGCTCTACAGGATGTTTTCGCAGTGCTTTGCCGGGACTGCGCATCGCGATGCAACAAAAACTTTCCAGCTCAGAATTATAGCTGGAATTTGTTAAATATGACATTAACGGTTTGCTATTTGGTAAGAATTTGTATCAATGCAACAGCACCTTCACATGTCCGGGTAAACGCCGCTGTTTTGTTGGTGACAGGCGGTAGCCATACATGCTCGGTTTGTCGTTGAGCGCGCATTTGCCGTCGTTGCATGACTAATCGCAGTAAATGCGTATGAATATCCGCTTTCGGTGATTTATTTGTTAAATAATGTGAATTACAGATAATGTTTATACAAATCGGATTAAATATTAACTTCGCTATATGTTTTATTATTAATGGCATTAAAACAAAGTTATATTTATTCTATATCGGGGTTTTAACTCTACAGGGTGGGCATGGCTGCCCCCCTACGCGCATTCAGCTGCTCAGCCGAGCGTAATCCAGCCGTCTTCGTACCAGGTATGGAGCGCCTCCAGCACATCGGTGGAAACCTTGGCGGCGTCTTCGCTATCGAGCCGGCGCTGGTCAGCCAGCAATGTCAACGAAGCTTTGTCGGCGCGGCCGGCAGCAAACGATTCGCCATTGATGAATACATGCTTGCCGCGATACAGCATCTGGGTCTTGCGCGACAGCGCCACGCCACGCTTGTGTAGTGACACGGTAAAGCGCGCCAGGGTCAGGGGCCGTGGCGGCGATTCGAAAAACACGCTGGCCTTGGGTTCGGACAAATACTCGCCGACGAAAATGGCGATATCGTCTTCTGTGAAGCGTACCTTGTTGAGCTCGTCCGAGATTTGCGCCAGCATGCCGGTGCCGATTTCAGCCGGATGCTTGCTGGCTTGCAGGTCCGGGTCGGCATAGCGCCCCGGCAGGTCGATCGAATCGGCCATGAACTGCAGGAAAGCTTCGCCCAGCTCCTGGAACGGCGGCGCGCGGAAGCCGATCGAATACGTCATGCATTCGCCGATTGCGGTGCCGTCGTGGGCGTATTGTGGCGGCAGGTAGAGCATGTCGCCCGGTTCCAGGACAAATTCCTGCTCCGGTTCGAAGTTCTTGAGTATCTTCAGCGCGCTGCCTTCGACCAGGGTCAGGTCCTGGGTAGCGCCGATTTTCCAGCGCCGCTGGCCGTGGGCCTGCAACAAAAACACATCGTAGGAGTCAAAGTGCGGACCGACGCCGCCGTTATCGGTGGCATAGCTGATCATCAGGTCATCCAGCCGTGCATCGGGGATGAAGCGGAACTGGCGCAGCAGGGCGTCGGCGCCGTCGTCGTGCAGGTTGACGCCTTGCACCAGCAGGGTCCAGTCTTTCTGCGCCGTGCTCGGCAGTTCCGGGGCCGGGCCGTTGCTGACTTGCCATTGCTGCTTGAAATGGGTCACCAGGCGCGATTCGACGTCGTCGCGCCGGGCCAGTTCAAACAGGGCGTCGGGCGACAGCAGGGGAATGAAGCCAGGCAAAGCCTGGCGGATCAGCAGGGGTTTTTTGTGCCAGTAATCGCGTAAGAATCGCGCGGGCGACAGGCCGCCCAGGAGTGTTGAATTTTTCATGCCGCCATTATATCGGGTTGCATGCCTTAAAATGAGGGCAGGGAATCTGGATTCGACGCGCAATCAAGGCGGTGCAGGCCGTTTGGATGGGCTTAGTACGTAATTTTTTGCTATCTCGGCAAGACGGGACCGTTCCGGCGGGTATAATCCGAACGCATGTTAAATGAAAGGAATGATCATGAAGATTGCCAAAAATACGGTAGTGACTGTACGCTACAAATTGTCAGATGCCCAAGGCAATCTGATCGAAGAAAGCAGCGAACCGATGGTGTATTTGCACGGCGGTTACGAAAACACGCTGCCGAAAATCGAAGAAGCACTGGATGGCAAGGAAGTCGGCTATCAGACCGAGCTGCAGGTTGAGCCGGACGACGCGTTCGGCGAATACGATTCGAACCTGGTCAAGATAGAGCCGCGCAACCGCCTGCCGACGCCGCTGGAAGTCGGCATGCAGTTCGAGGGCACGCCGGACAACGAGGATGAAGAAGAACAGGCATTGATTTTCACGGTGACCGATATCGCCGATGACAAGGTTGTGCTGGACGGTAATCATCCGCTGGCCGGGATTGCCCTGCGTTTCGACCTGAGCGTGACGGAAGTGCGCGCTGCCTCGGAAGAAGAAATCGCCCATCAGCATGTGCATGGCGCCCATGGCCACGACCATGACGATCATGACGACGATGGCGCTGACGATCATTTTCGCAGCCATCCTATCCACTAAGCTGTCAGTGTCTTGCGCCGTGCAACTGTGACGGCGCCTGAAAAAAAGCCGCAGACCTGTTCTGCGGCTTTTTTGTTTTCAAACAACCGGCTGAGGCGCGGCTAGCGGCGCGACAGCGTAGGCTGGTCGGCAGGTTTTCCGAGTTCGAACAGTTTCGGGCTGGCCGGGTCCACCGTGACTTTCAGCCAGCCGGCGGGGACTTCCAGGTCGCCCAGGTTGCGCTGCCAGACGATATTCGCGGGATTGGGCGAAGCGGTCCCGTGCGGTCCGTGGATTACGAGCACCTTGCCCTCGAAATGCGCGGCGTGTGAATTGATGCGCTGGCGGATTTCGGTAAAGCCGTCACGCTTGACGTTGAAGTCGAACACACGATGGCGCTGGGTGGCCAGCGGATCGCCGTCGCAAAACAGGACCACCGCATCCGATTTCTTCTGCGACGCATTCAGGAAAACGCGCTGCAGCCATTCCCGGTTGGCGATCTGCCGGT
Coding sequences within it:
- the bamC gene encoding outer membrane protein assembly factor BamC, with amino-acid sequence MTIRKNISSTQISLTQRGVVIALALAGLAGCSSIGSVLEPDRIDYKSAGKVTAPKLDIPPDLTQLQRENRYAIPESNAGTATASGYNLEQGVTRPAEAAAAVAPNAAPDMHIERDGSQRWLVVKATPDSLWPKVKDFWQDSGFLINVENPETGVMETDWAENRAKIPQDFVRNTLGKVFDSLYSTGERDKFRTRLERGPNGTTEIYISHRGAEEVLSGAQKESSIWTARAPDPQLEAEFLARLMGRLGNDEVKAKAAVANAPSLQARSKLVKNAAGDYVQVDEGFDRAWRRVGLALDRVGFTVEDRDRTQGLYFVRYVDQDADAKDKKSDKGFFARMFSSSDSDKAKNAASYRILVKGSDTGSQVAVLNKEGKPELSKTSDKILALLNEQLK
- a CDS encoding FKBP-type peptidyl-prolyl cis-trans isomerase — translated: MKIAKNTVVTVRYKLSDAQGNLIEESSEPMVYLHGGYENTLPKIEEALDGKEVGYQTELQVEPDDAFGEYDSNLVKIEPRNRLPTPLEVGMQFEGTPDNEDEEEQALIFTVTDIADDKVVLDGNHPLAGIALRFDLSVTEVRAASEEEIAHQHVHGAHGHDHDDHDDDGADDHFRSHPIH
- a CDS encoding site-2 protease family protein; translated protein: MNDLIQTVAVYALPVLFAITLHEAAHAYAAKYFGDSTAAMLGRMSLNPIKHIDPFGTILIPILLYFSTGGAFLFGYAKPVPINFGQLRKPKRDMAWVALAGPAANFVMALIWLLVLIALAAFQVQEDFFALMARAGILTNLVMFAFNLFPIPPLDGGRILTSLLPNKYAYKFAQIEPYGFFIVMGLVLLKVLYFWMTPVMAIARTVLQWIVSPLLFLLN
- a CDS encoding L-threonylcarbamoyladenylate synthase; translation: MSQFFQIHPDNPQLRLIKQAVQIIQSGGIVALPTDCCYALVCQLDNKDAVERVRRIRGVDDKHHLTMLCRDLSEISLYAKVDNRQFRLLKSATPGAYTFILEATKEVPRRLSHPARKTIGLRVPQHSIVNAVLEELGQPLIGTTLILPGEGHALTDPEEVRGQLEKQIELVIDGGACSLEPTTVIDLTSDEPELIRQGRGDAGLFGL
- the dapA gene encoding 4-hydroxy-tetrahydrodipicolinate synthase, producing MIKGSIVAIVTPMHTDGSLDLPGLRKLIDWHIAEGTDAIVIVGTSGESPTVTVEEHCALIKLAVDHAAKRIPIIAGSGGNSTAEAIQLTRFAKEAGADASLQVVPYYNRPTQEGMYQHFKKIAESVDLPIILYNVPGRTVADMSNETILRLAQVPGIIGVKDATGNIGRGSDLIRLAPPEFAVYSGDDATAMALMFCGGKGNISVTANVAPRDMHLLCVAAMDGNVAEAVKLNNKLLPLHNKLFVEPNPLPVKWALTEMGMMSDGIRLPLVPLAAEYHATVRAALRESGVLQ
- a CDS encoding cupin domain-containing protein, which codes for MKNSTLLGGLSPARFLRDYWHKKPLLIRQALPGFIPLLSPDALFELARRDDVESRLVTHFKQQWQVSNGPAPELPSTAQKDWTLLVQGVNLHDDGADALLRQFRFIPDARLDDLMISYATDNGGVGPHFDSYDVFLLQAHGQRRWKIGATQDLTLVEGSALKILKNFEPEQEFVLEPGDMLYLPPQYAHDGTAIGECMTYSIGFRAPPFQELGEAFLQFMADSIDLPGRYADPDLQASKHPAEIGTGMLAQISDELNKVRFTEDDIAIFVGEYLSEPKASVFFESPPRPLTLARFTVSLHKRGVALSRKTQMLYRGKHVFINGESFAAGRADKASLTLLADQRRLDSEDAAKVSTDVLEALHTWYEDGWITLG
- a CDS encoding MBL fold metallo-hydrolase, whose amino-acid sequence is MKFASLGSGSEGNALLISATSGSAVTNVMLDCGFGIRETERRLARLGLDGAALSAIIVTHEHQDHIGGVFKFARRHRLPVWLTYGTYQALRQDSTADVAVRFCRDGDAFAVGDLQLIPYTVPHDAREPVQYVATDGDRRLGVLTDAGKLTEHLVQALGGSDALVLECNHDRQMLRDSAYPPSLKRRIGGEYGHLSNEAAREILAALDQSRLRKVVGAHLSARNNLPELAYAALCGARCSESVEVTIACQEEGFGWIEM
- a CDS encoding tryptophan--tRNA ligase; this encodes MYPDRVVSGMRPTGALHLGHYHGALKNWVRLQSELPCLFFVADWHALTTHYDDPSLIETSTWDMLIDWLAAGVDPSQATLFIQSKVPEHAELHLLLSMATPLGWLERVPTYKDQQEKLADRDLATYGFLGYPLLQAADVLIYRASQVPVGDDQVPHIEMMREIARRFNHLYGKEKGFEEKAQEAVKKLGSKRAKLYNELRTEFQQQGSEDALGQAKAMLDDAQNLSMIDRERLFGFLEGSRKLILSEPQALLTEASRLPGLDGQKMSKSYGNAIALREDKDVLSKKVRTMPTDPARVRRTDPGDPDKCPVWQFHVVYSDDATRQWVGKGCRSAGIGCLECKQPVIDAIVKEQEPMHERAQQYLDDPSLVRAIVADGCDHARKLAQDTMRDVREAMGLSYS
- a CDS encoding class I SAM-dependent methyltransferase, which produces MAINPVSPWVSRFGGLIPAAAGPVLDLACGNGRHAMWLAQRGLEVLAVDRNPELLAEVAASGIATLQIDLETGPSEPLSALFQPQRFSAVVATNYLHRPLFPLILSSVAPHGILLYETFAAGNEQFGKPSSPDFLLQPGELLALLAADSASRWHVLAFEDGFVEGPKPAMVQRICAVKQAGGLAPALRIG